In one window of Nocardiopsis aegyptia DNA:
- a CDS encoding DUF397 domain-containing protein — MDGSPQWFKSSYSGFAENCVEVGFTRLPGTVVRDSRDRDGVTLGFGSREWSGLVNLLVPWRGERTQ; from the coding sequence CTGGACGGCAGCCCCCAATGGTTCAAGAGTTCGTACAGCGGTTTCGCGGAGAACTGTGTCGAGGTGGGCTTCACCCGACTCCCGGGAACGGTGGTACGGGACAGCCGGGATCGGGACGGTGTGACCCTGGGATTCGGATCACGTGAGTGGTCCGGCCTGGTGAACCTCCTCGTGCCCTGGCGGGGAGAGCGGACACAGTGA
- a CDS encoding stage II sporulation protein M: MDIDVFAAAHAREWKRLDDLVRRRRSLRGEEIDELVDLYQRVSTHLSVVRSSGQDPALVGRLSTQVARARSAVTGAHAPAWRDAAGFFTRVFPAVLYRLRWWWIGVSAGTVLLSTAVAVWMVTNPDVMHAVGTPEEMARYVEHDFANYYVENPAGSFAAQVWTNNAWVSAQAIIFGVAFGLPTLYVLAMNGVNLGFAAGMMIGHGRGEQFFGLILPHGLLEMTAVFVAGGVGLKLGWTIIAPGDRTRMRALGEEARAALAVVLGLVVVLFVSGLIEGFVTGWVHTTWLRIGIGVLAEALFLAYVFTVGRRAHQEGETGDIEDAPAAVPVG, translated from the coding sequence GTGGATATCGACGTCTTCGCCGCGGCGCACGCCCGGGAGTGGAAACGACTGGACGACCTGGTGCGCAGACGCCGGTCGCTGCGGGGGGAGGAGATCGACGAACTCGTCGACCTCTACCAGCGGGTGTCCACGCACCTGTCGGTCGTGCGCTCCTCCGGCCAGGACCCGGCCCTGGTGGGCCGGCTGTCCACGCAGGTCGCCCGTGCCCGGTCCGCGGTGACGGGCGCGCACGCGCCCGCCTGGCGCGACGCGGCGGGCTTCTTCACACGGGTCTTCCCCGCGGTGCTCTACCGGCTGCGGTGGTGGTGGATCGGTGTGTCCGCGGGCACGGTGCTGCTCTCGACGGCCGTGGCCGTGTGGATGGTGACCAACCCGGACGTGATGCACGCGGTGGGCACGCCCGAGGAGATGGCCCGCTACGTCGAGCACGACTTCGCGAACTACTACGTGGAGAACCCGGCCGGGTCCTTCGCCGCCCAGGTGTGGACCAACAACGCGTGGGTGTCGGCGCAGGCGATCATCTTCGGCGTGGCCTTCGGGCTGCCGACCCTCTACGTGCTGGCGATGAACGGGGTCAACCTCGGTTTCGCGGCGGGGATGATGATCGGCCACGGGCGGGGAGAGCAGTTCTTCGGACTGATCCTGCCGCACGGCCTGCTGGAGATGACGGCGGTGTTCGTGGCGGGCGGTGTCGGCCTCAAGCTGGGGTGGACGATCATCGCGCCGGGCGACCGCACCCGGATGCGCGCCCTGGGGGAGGAGGCCCGGGCGGCCCTCGCGGTGGTGCTGGGGCTCGTGGTGGTGCTGTTCGTCTCGGGGCTCATCGAGGGCTTCGTCACGGGCTGGGTGCACACCACGTGGCTGCGCATCGGCATCGGCGTGCTCGCCGAGGCGCTGTTCCTCGCCTACGTGTTCACGGTCGGCCGCCGGGCCCACCAGGAGGGCGAGACCGGCGACATCGAGGACGCCCCGGCCGCCGTCCCGGTCGGCTGA
- a CDS encoding DUF397 domain-containing protein, which yields MTHRRSRSASTGLRWRKSSYSRVESTCVEIAQSDGCFCVRDSTHTELEILSFPTGEWHSFVKPLSGMPGTTG from the coding sequence ATGACTCACAGACGAAGTCGATCCGCGTCGACAGGACTGCGTTGGCGCAAGTCGTCCTACAGCCGGGTCGAGTCCACCTGCGTGGAGATCGCCCAGAGCGACGGCTGCTTCTGCGTCAGGGACTCAACGCATACGGAACTCGAGATACTGAGCTTCCCCACCGGTGAGTGGCACTCGTTCGTGAAGCCGTTGTCGGGAATGCCGGGCACGACTGGGTGA
- a CDS encoding tetratricopeptide repeat protein, which produces MVSPPDAHDNAVHGAVSGQLVQARNIHGGVTINVPPAPPAPLSDVSLDPPRLATAVRGRDELLAELGAAMEVGAPVPHVLTGPGGFGKTTVAAALAEQARADGWTVFWVRPGSVAASMLEAAVEVGGSRAEADRVRPTRRQAARWVWRHLDNAPRPWLLVIDNADRPEELDPENRPGDQLGWMRASPGGFVLVTSRVDDPAQWAPARVHRIGQLDGDAATGALSDHAGLVGLPGARALAERLGGVPLALFLAGRILATHQVLFPDARALLHGLDQGVSKLDELAAPLVSGGDTERTLLSGVWELSLRLVSENEPKAAVLLRLLSVLGPFASEIPLRRLPITELGAGVLGRLSEAELARLVNALVVHGLISVVSPQGETALRLHPLVSETVRARFGESDLPLVEEAERLLALQRDHDLGFELRAQSTVTDLYLRLRFRADPAVIDSIVSGARSLMLLNFTDEALSVLEPAVEEAVGALGASHPATLRAQHAVGDVFRAQEQIEEAEAVYRAVHRVREESLGPTHPETLTTRHQLALMAGLRGDLDTAEEGFRAVWEALAEAAPEDHTTSLQALENLAYVRMLRGDLEAAEEGFRHVLRVRREVLGSRHPVTVSSEFYVARNAFERGDHTRAEKGFGRAFRERVRILGEDHPTTQAAREWWEKAQRRLREG; this is translated from the coding sequence ATGGTCTCTCCCCCCGACGCTCATGACAACGCCGTCCATGGTGCCGTGTCCGGCCAACTGGTTCAGGCCAGGAACATCCACGGCGGTGTGACGATCAACGTCCCGCCCGCACCCCCGGCGCCGCTCTCCGACGTGTCTTTGGACCCGCCCCGTCTCGCCACGGCCGTGCGCGGCCGGGATGAACTCCTCGCGGAGCTCGGTGCGGCCATGGAGGTGGGCGCGCCCGTCCCCCACGTGCTCACCGGACCCGGCGGGTTCGGCAAGACGACCGTGGCCGCCGCTCTGGCCGAGCAGGCGCGCGCGGACGGTTGGACGGTGTTCTGGGTGCGGCCGGGCAGTGTCGCGGCGAGCATGCTGGAGGCCGCGGTCGAGGTGGGCGGGTCCCGGGCGGAGGCCGATCGGGTACGGCCCACTCGGCGCCAGGCGGCCCGGTGGGTGTGGCGACACCTGGACAATGCGCCCCGGCCGTGGCTGCTTGTCATCGACAACGCGGACCGTCCCGAGGAACTGGATCCGGAGAACCGCCCCGGCGACCAGCTGGGCTGGATGCGGGCGAGTCCCGGCGGGTTCGTGCTGGTCACGAGCCGTGTGGACGATCCCGCACAGTGGGCGCCGGCGCGGGTCCATCGGATCGGCCAGCTGGACGGCGACGCGGCGACCGGGGCACTCTCCGACCATGCGGGTCTGGTCGGCCTCCCCGGAGCCCGCGCACTCGCTGAGCGTCTGGGCGGAGTCCCGTTGGCGCTCTTCCTGGCCGGACGCATCCTGGCGACGCATCAGGTGCTGTTCCCCGACGCGCGGGCGCTCCTACACGGCCTGGACCAGGGCGTGTCGAAACTGGACGAGTTGGCCGCGCCTCTCGTCAGTGGCGGCGACACCGAGCGAACGCTGCTGTCCGGGGTGTGGGAGCTGTCCCTGCGGTTGGTATCGGAGAACGAGCCGAAAGCCGCCGTCCTTCTACGGCTGCTGTCCGTACTCGGCCCCTTCGCCAGTGAGATCCCCCTGCGCAGGTTGCCGATCACGGAACTGGGCGCCGGTGTTCTCGGGCGCCTGAGCGAAGCAGAGCTCGCCCGCCTCGTCAACGCGCTGGTCGTGCACGGGCTGATCAGCGTCGTCTCTCCCCAGGGCGAAACGGCTCTGCGCCTGCATCCGTTGGTCTCGGAGACCGTACGCGCCAGGTTCGGGGAGTCGGACCTGCCCCTGGTGGAGGAGGCCGAGCGGCTACTGGCCCTCCAGCGCGATCATGACCTCGGCTTCGAGCTGCGTGCCCAATCCACGGTCACCGACCTCTATCTCCGGTTGCGGTTCCGGGCCGATCCCGCCGTGATCGACAGCATCGTGTCCGGTGCCCGCAGTCTGATGCTGCTCAACTTCACCGACGAGGCCCTCAGCGTGCTCGAACCAGCCGTGGAGGAGGCCGTGGGGGCCTTGGGGGCATCACACCCCGCCACACTCCGGGCGCAGCACGCGGTCGGCGACGTCTTCCGGGCTCAGGAGCAAATCGAAGAGGCCGAAGCGGTCTACCGGGCGGTGCACCGTGTCCGCGAGGAATCGCTCGGACCCACTCACCCCGAGACTCTGACCACGCGCCACCAACTCGCCCTCATGGCGGGGCTGCGGGGGGATCTGGATACGGCCGAGGAGGGATTCCGTGCTGTGTGGGAGGCACTGGCGGAAGCGGCACCGGAAGATCACACGACCTCGTTGCAGGCGCTGGAGAACCTCGCCTACGTCCGCATGCTCAGGGGTGACCTGGAAGCGGCCGAGGAGGGGTTCCGACACGTGCTGCGGGTACGCAGGGAGGTCTTGGGTTCCAGGCATCCGGTGACGGTGTCGAGCGAGTTCTACGTGGCCAGGAACGCATTCGAACGAGGGGACCACACCAGGGCCGAGAAGGGGTTCGGGCGAGCGTTCAGGGAACGGGTGCGGATCCTGGGCGAGGACCACCCCACGACACAGGCCGCGCGCGAGTGGTGGGAGAAGGCCCAGCGGCGGCTCCGGGAGGGCTGA
- a CDS encoding RDD family protein, whose product MLVSYPGGGETGGDVYGVTPLVTGDAVVLDLRPAGFATRAAAIAIDALVQLIGLAVLIVLVAWMSFGVDVAATSAVSLAGVILILVGYPTAFETISRGRSLGKMAMGLRVVGTDGSPERFRQALGRALAGFVEIWMFTGVIALITSMINRDGRRVGDFVAGTMVVEERTGRRRSEHIPMPQQLAGWAAHAELSGLADETAAAARQYVLRYQELAEHTRHEMGARLADQVAAQISPPPPPGTTPPYFLAAVLAERRRRHMDTAQRPRY is encoded by the coding sequence GTGCTGGTGTCCTACCCCGGAGGCGGTGAGACCGGTGGCGACGTCTACGGCGTCACCCCGCTGGTCACGGGTGACGCGGTGGTCCTCGATCTGAGGCCCGCCGGCTTCGCCACGAGGGCCGCGGCCATCGCCATCGACGCCCTGGTCCAGTTGATCGGCCTGGCCGTGCTGATCGTGCTGGTGGCCTGGATGAGCTTCGGCGTGGACGTGGCCGCGACCAGCGCTGTCTCCCTCGCCGGTGTGATCCTGATCCTGGTCGGGTACCCGACGGCGTTCGAGACCATCTCCCGCGGCCGCTCCCTCGGCAAGATGGCCATGGGCCTGCGCGTGGTCGGCACCGACGGCTCCCCCGAACGGTTCCGCCAGGCGCTCGGGCGCGCTCTGGCCGGGTTCGTGGAGATCTGGATGTTCACCGGGGTCATCGCCCTGATCACGTCGATGATCAACCGGGACGGGCGCCGTGTGGGCGACTTCGTGGCCGGAACCATGGTCGTGGAGGAGCGCACCGGGCGCCGCAGGAGCGAGCACATCCCGATGCCGCAGCAGCTCGCAGGGTGGGCGGCCCACGCGGAGCTGTCCGGCCTGGCCGACGAGACCGCCGCGGCCGCCCGCCAGTACGTGCTGCGCTACCAGGAACTGGCCGAGCACACCCGGCACGAGATGGGCGCCCGCCTGGCCGACCAGGTGGCGGCTCAAATCAGCCCGCCACCGCCGCCCGGCACCACGCCGCCCTACTTCCTGGCCGCCGTCCTGGCCGAGCGCCGCCGGCGCCACATGGACACCGCGCAGCGGCCCCGGTACTGA